ATGCTGCACGTTGGCTTGGTCGGTTTCCATCGACCCCGCACACACTTGGCCGTCGCGTTCGGGTTGACAATGTTCGAAACGTAACCCTTCGTGCACGTAACCCGCACAATCGTACCGGGGCCAAACGTTTCGTTCGGATCCTTGCCGGGACGTACGATTTCCAGCTGGGCGTACGGTTCACTCGCCAACGGCTCGCACGGTCCCTTAAACTTCACCTTCCGCGCCGGATCCATGCTGTCCACGTCGGTCTGATTCAACGCTTTCCGGTTCGCCTTCTGTCCGCGCTTCGTTTCCTCCATCGAGCTGCCAACGTCGCGCGTGTCTCGCTTCCGGCGAATGATCTGCGACTGGAGCTTCTCCATCAGCGCGAACGGGTTCTCCTCCACCGGCGGTTCCGTCCGGTTGCGGCCCCGGTACTGCGTCGCACGGTACTGGTTCCCCTCGTTCCGATGGCTGGGCGTCACTTCCGAAGCAAACTGCCAGCTCGTATGGTACCGACCGGTCAGCGGCGGTGGGAAATAGTTGCTGTAGATGTCGTTTTCGTTCAGGTGATCCGTTGTGCGGTTGCTTTCGGTGCTCTCGACAAAATCCAACCGATAGCGCGACTGCTCGTTGATATCCGGCACGGTAATCGGTGGCGGAAGCTTCGGTTTGCGCACCTTACCCTGCTTGCCTTTGTGCGGCCGGGGTCGTCGAGATGGGGCCGGCGAGGGTACAGGGGTCACCACCAATTGGCCCGGTTCTGCCTCGCGTCCATTCTGCATGCCCCGGTTGCGGCTAACCGGATCCGACTCCGGGTACGAATGCCATCGGCCGTCCTGCACGTGAATGTCGTCGTGTGTCGGCATCGTTCTTGCCTTGTTAAACCCAAGCAGATTCTGCACATAGTTGCGATACCTTGCCTTTATCCGCTCGTAGTACTTGCTGTACGCTTTGTCCACATCCGAAAGCTCTCGGCGCTCCCGCACCATTGCGCTTCTCAGCATCGCGTGCCGATTCGCCTCGACGCTACGCTTCGCCCGAAACCGCTGGAAGTCTTCGAACGTGTAATGGCGCTTGGCAGGGAACTGACCGCGGTACGGTGAGGCAGCAGCACGCTTCACTATCTCGTGCTGCTGATAAGCGTCGTGCTCCTCGAGCTTACGCTGCAGATACCGATAGTGCTGCTTCAGCTGGTTCGATCGGTGGAACCGCATGCGCAGATCCAGCGATCGACGTCGACGATTCCAACGCAACCGTGGATGCTGACCGGGCGTACAGATCGGCAACTCGGTCGGGCTCCATTTGCCCCCGATGCAGGTCGCTCCGGGTGGGCCCGTCTCGATCACATACCCCTTGTCACACTCGTACATGATCTGCTTGTTGTTGATCACCTTCCGCACGTACGGCCGGTAGTCGTACAGCCCCATATTGCCCACCAGCAGCACCTTTCCGTTGGGGATGTAGCCCGGAAACTGACAGTACACCTCCGTACACTGCGGCATCTCACCGGTCCAATTGCCGAACGAACAGATCAGCACGTAGTTGCTCGGATCCGGGATCGGTTTACCGCCCGGTGCGGTCAGGTTGTACCCATCCTTGCACTTAAACCGCGCTCGCATCCCGTGCTCTGTTTTCGGTGCCAACACCATACCAAATTTGGGCGGTTTCGGCATGGTCTTGCAGCGTGCCGGTGCGCACCGCGGTATCACGCTCCACGTCCCGTTGTTGCACGTCGGCGGCGATAGGGACGAGAACGGGAACTCGTAGTGCTCGTCGCACATTACCTCCAGCACCGTGCCATGTTTCACCTTCGAGCTGCTGCCGCTCGTCGGTACCACGGTCGTCGCGTTCACATCGATATCGAACTCGATCGGGATGACCTGCCCCTGGGAGATGGAAGGCACGACGCACGGTGCCAAACACTGCGGCAACGGATACCGCCAACGGCCATCGATCTGACACACGGAGGACGTGTTCCCGACCAGCAGCATCTCCGGATGGCACCGGAAAATAATGCTCGCCCCCAGTCCGGTGCCACTTTCGATGTTTTCCAGCCAACCGTTGTACAGCGTGCCCGGATGGCCACAGTTGATTTCTAGCGAGAGGACATACATCGGTTAGAATTAGCCCATGGCGGACATCCAAGCCCGGTTACGTACCCTTGCATGCTGGAAGCGTACCGGTCCAGCGCTTGTCAGCACCACAGCGACGGGAGCTTTCGCCCACCAGCGTGTATCCGTAGCGACACTCGTAACTAACCACGGAGTTATACGAGGTGCTTGTGTAAATAGCCTTACCATTTCGCGGATTCTCTGGCGATGGACACTGTACCGAAGTTACCACTGAAATGTAAACAGTTGTGTTTTTGTAGTATGCCTTTTGTACACCAATATTAGAGGAATATCTTGCCCAACCATACTCTGTTATACTCTGTTATACTCCACCTGTGCGAAATCTGTTCTACGAACGTAAaagttgtttaatttctttcagAACGTTTCCCCCATatttacggttttttttttgttttcttaacaacaaacaactcaAGCAATGGTAGCAACAGAACTCAAACCGAAACAACCTACATACTACGGATGAATGAAATAGGAGAAGAAGGTGTGCGTATTCTACAGGTAAAATGCATACGGTGGTGGACGTTGTTAGCTGTTAGGCAGAGTAAGATCATTTAACGAAGCTTCTACCACCGTACCGTATGACTCATGAGTGCTTTCGAGCCTTCAAGCGAGTAACTGTCCTCCCTTTGGTTGTGTTGCGCGCTTTTACTACACCCTAACCTCAAACGCGTGTCAtcccgtgtgttttttttttttgttgtcatgGGGAGTTAACAAAGCAACCACTTAAATGCCACCACCGCCAATCGCTAATACCCGTACAGATCGCTTCATTTCGTTTAACACCTTCTTCTACTGTTTCATTGCCCggtgagaaaaaaacagggagCGTCAATAACAAAAGCACAATAAAACCAGAAAGCAACCTCTGCGCTGCTTGCGGCAGCATTAAGCTAAAACCCCCCccagaaaggaaataaaactcaaAACGGCACAACATTACTGATAAGCAAAACGTAAGGTAAACTTCCGGACCACCGGTACGGATACCGACCGGGAAGGTGGTACAAGTGTCTTAAAGCTTCGCCCTCAATCTtgacaacaaccaaaaaaaaacccctcactCGACCACCCCATCTTTCCACGTTCCTTCCCCCCAAACCCCTTTTAGGcaatggttgttttttattgtattttttttttgttgtggttgttgttgttgctcgttCGTACAAACAGggttaaacaaaatgaaacgaaatgaaacaagtATTAGAGATTGCGGCAATGAatttattcaagaaataaaCGTCACACTTGAGTACAATTTTAATCGCGTGCCAAGACTTATGTGACAGTTTGATGCGAATCCATCTCTTgctttccccctcccccttcttcTTTTCCGCCCTGACATTTTCCTCGACCCCTCGCGGCACAAACCCCTTTCCCGTTTTGTTTACCGTCAGCAGGGTGATTTTCTTTCATGATccattaaatttcaaaccccTACACTTGAGCAATGAACgtgtacacacacgcgcgcacccacacacacttACAAGAACAGATTCTAGTAAATTCAAAGTGAGACACTCTATTCTactgggtttcttttttttgtttgtttttcgctacGTAAATATTTGCGTTAATATATGTCACCGTCCCCTTGTCCGCCTGTTGTCACTTCTTCACACACGCCCGCAAAGCAATATAAGTACGGTGTTGAATGTGAAAATGATTGTGTGGCAGCACATCCACGACCGTTGCTGACATTTTTGGGCTAATTTTAAGAGTGATAAATTTGGGGTAGCGTAGCTTACTTCGTAACTCTTTTTTTTACGCTTTCCCGTTCTTACGTTCACCTTATCTATCTGCCATGTTAACAtgcccccttccccccctgCCCTACACACTGCTACGGGGTAAGTTATGATactggtttttgcttttgctggtCATTTTAATGTACTAAAAACTGCTCCCGCCGTGATAGGACACGCGCACTGATCTGATCAACGAGTTGATCGTGTCGTGTCGTCATGCCGTGCCGGAGGTACGAGTCAAAGCGACATCAAATTCGGTAGGACATTTCATTAATATTCATGGaggttgtgcgtgtgtgtgtgtgtgtgtttgtgtcagTAGGAACACTATACTACTGCCCTTTTCATTGGTCAAGTGTGCCAAAGCTACACGACTAGTAATGGGTTCGTAAGCTCCCGGCTACTACGCGATGATCGAACTGAACTGAATCACGGCCCTAGCGTACTTGGACCCTCTTGGTTCCAATTGTTTGGTATCCGTTAGAAGTGTATCTTAGTCAGCCGCAGGTAGCGCTTGGTAGTTGCAGCATTCAATGATGGGTTAGttgatagagaaaaaaaaacacaggtgCACGAAATGTTAGTACATGCGGAAGATTGGCAACGAAAACTCATAACCGGAGGTATAGGACGACGACCACTACAGTGTTGTAGTAGGTGTGACATTCAAGAACAGTTCGGGAAGTATTTGGAAAAAGATGGCAAGCTACTTACGAACACAGGTCGGCAGTTCCTTGGGGGTCCACGATCCATCCGCCTGACAGTAGCGCTCAGCACGCCCCACCAGCTCGTACCCTTCGCCACAATGGTACGTGACCTTGCCACCAAACGTGTAACTCTCCCCGGCATGCCATCCGTGGGCCGGATCCGGTGGCTGTCCACAGGAGCGTGCTGGAAACCAGTTACCCAAAACAATGAGCGCCCTTTCAATCTTCCCGCTGATGACTGCCACGCCGACTACTTACGTTCACAGGAAATGTCCGGCCCGTACCAGCTTGCTTGTCCATCTACCGCCAAACATTTGGCACGGGGAAACCCGGCCGTTGCGTATCCCGTGTGGCAGTGGTACTGAACGGTGGAGTCTAAATCGAAGGTGGCCTGTTCCGGGAGGGCCGAGTGTCTCGCGTGCTCGATGGTCGGTGGTTCCAAACAGTAAACTGCGAAAATGGCCATCAAACATCGTTCAATTTTCGAACTCCAATCC
This Anopheles marshallii chromosome 3, idAnoMarsDA_429_01, whole genome shotgun sequence DNA region includes the following protein-coding sequences:
- the LOC128715571 gene encoding uncharacterized protein LOC128715571 encodes the protein MLLLKKNLLCWLLLSAILVKTVYCVPTAAVTEADDENDSEWDEDEESSEADDDGRVYKNPRNSPSTECPRDEEQATLLGQKCLRKCSSDEDCKSKKKKCLCDGACGMSCIKPDRECPDLTQPSLGSVTLSGKHFGSRATYTCPHGYHVVGLQSRLCQADGSWAGSEPVCKQNIYCLEPPTIEHARHSALPEQATFDLDSTVQYHCHTGYATAGFPRAKCLAVDGQASWYGPDISCEPRSCGQPPDPAHGWHAGESYTFGGKVTYHCGEGYELVGRAERYCQADGSWTPKELPTCVLVTSVQCPSPENPRNGKAIYTSTSYNSVVSYECRYGYTLVGESSRRCGADKRWTGTLPACKEINCGHPGTLYNGWLENIESGTGLGASIIFRCHPEMLLVGNTSSVCQIDGRWRYPLPQCLAPCVVPSISQGQVIPIEFDIDVNATTVVPTSGSSSKVKHGTVLEVMCDEHYEFPFSSLSPPTCNNGTWSVIPRCAPARCKTMPKPPKFGMVLAPKTEHGMRARFKCKDGYNLTAPGGKPIPDPSNYVLICSFGNWTGEMPQCTEVYCQFPGYIPNGKVLLVGNMGLYDYRPYVRKVINNKQIMYECDKGYVIETGPPGATCIGGKWSPTELPICTPGQHPRLRWNRRRRSLDLRMRFHRSNQLKQHYRYLQRKLEEHDAYQQHEIVKRAAASPYRGQFPAKRHYTFEDFQRFRAKRSVEANRHAMLRSAMVRERRELSDVDKAYSKYYERIKARYRNYVQNLLGFNKARTMPTHDDIHVQDGRWHSYPESDPVSRNRGMQNGREAEPGQLVVTPVPSPAPSRRPRPHKGKQGKVRKPKLPPPITVPDINEQSRYRLDFVESTESNRTTDHLNENDIYSNYFPPPLTGRYHTSWQFASEVTPSHRNEGNQYRATQYRGRNRTEPPVEENPFALMEKLQSQIIRRKRDTRDVGSSMEETKRGQKANRKALNQTDVDSMDPARKVKFKGPCEPLASEPYAQLEIVRPGKDPNETFGPGTIVRVTCTKGYVSNIVNPNATAKCVRGRWKPTKPTCSMKPCFVPSTEHGKYYDASVDLTTIDAVRPTTASLTPMEMIENGKMINFQCDHGYNTQGPSNLRCWNGEWAVSSLPECLPAPCVLPPIMHAMYQGGYRAGLTIAHGSSVMIQCESGMGSVSSVQMDCALGSLTPETINCGYISSRKSRDDDSSSIIVLDGNNVTSSEDENDGRECGPPGKIHGSLVYKNGEQMDEGSDEGFPSGTEITFDCIASITGEQTTWKIICEDGQWIGRSMNCDDDDPLFHRMPSANGSCMFRNNEPHVVSFYNDLEIREDIVEFPPGTTIISRCVDIGKYAMIGTSVRTCVRSEWSGQKPSCFGLNQENDYAMEKPPTILIRHQNGPIAQSNDGKLIVYPGTTVHLECLWMRRFGNPKWNVSHDYRKYPEGWSSDEGRDPQLEYRISIMHAVKDDSGSFTCVTPARHTHTVEVIVKAVHCNEIQVRRGLSASTGETMMGTRVLFSCTNGNALIGTPEISCLPSGNWSAPLPVCESVECGEVPIQPSSNGSAPRVAILSREVGGRAAFSCPPGYGLRGPSEAICLPTGEWGGPFPSCVEVQCFHPGAPQNGYAQGTPPYRAGDVVQFNCNPEYMMQGQPIIACQDNGRWSGGLPKCVQACSYPGTAISGRMSSVKFYYSIGESITFTCDAGLELRGAKMLKCLKNGKWSNAIPTCVNPDAVHVRTDAKGVFKRDN